One part of the Puniceicoccaceae bacterium genome encodes these proteins:
- a CDS encoding alpha/beta hydrolase, with amino-acid sequence MRGVFRRSMQMLIVAMAGLVSGQVLYADYAFEARVVGEGQALILIPGLGCSGEVWQESVSTLSQSRQCHILTLPGFAGVPAVAHEGNYVEFIKTELKRYLEQEPLERPVLVGHSLGGFIGLLLACEADSGLAGLVIVDSLPFLPAAMNPGATEASAKGMASGMVQQAQSMQPDQHRQMLSTMITDPEHIEEALKWSSESDRTTVSQAMMELYTTDLRDDIADIRIPVLVMGSWVAYKNFGATRESTESIFRAQYAALPQVEIKMTDVGKHFIMWDDPEFFLNETVAFLER; translated from the coding sequence ATGCGTGGGGTTTTTCGACGCAGCATGCAGATGCTGATCGTAGCGATGGCAGGGCTTGTTAGCGGACAGGTGCTGTATGCGGATTATGCATTTGAGGCGCGGGTCGTTGGAGAGGGTCAGGCACTGATTCTGATTCCCGGGCTGGGCTGTTCGGGGGAGGTATGGCAGGAAAGCGTATCGACATTGAGTCAGTCCAGGCAGTGCCACATCCTGACCCTTCCGGGCTTTGCCGGGGTTCCCGCTGTCGCACACGAAGGCAACTATGTCGAATTTATCAAAACTGAACTGAAACGATATCTTGAGCAGGAACCGCTCGAGCGTCCGGTGCTGGTGGGACACAGTCTGGGTGGATTCATCGGATTGCTGCTGGCCTGTGAAGCGGACAGCGGGCTTGCCGGCCTGGTGATCGTGGACTCTCTGCCCTTTCTTCCGGCTGCCATGAATCCTGGCGCGACCGAAGCATCGGCAAAAGGCATGGCTTCGGGAATGGTGCAGCAGGCGCAGTCCATGCAACCCGATCAGCATCGACAGATGTTGTCCACCATGATCACCGACCCTGAACACATTGAAGAAGCGCTGAAATGGTCGAGCGAGAGTGACAGGACAACCGTGTCACAGGCGATGATGGAACTGTACACCACGGATCTTCGCGATGACATCGCCGATATCCGTATCCCCGTGCTCGTCATGGGGTCGTGGGTTGCCTACAAGAATTTTGGTGCCACCCGGGAGTCGACCGAGTCGATTTTCCGAGCGCAGTATGCGGCGCTGCCTCAGGTTGAAATCAAAATGACCGACGTGGGTAAACACTTCATCATGTGGGACGATCCCGAGTTCTTTCTCAACGAAACGGTGGCATTTCTTGAGCGCTGA